In Catharus ustulatus isolate bCatUst1 chromosome 30, bCatUst1.pri.v2, whole genome shotgun sequence, the DNA window ACCCTGGGACAGATTTGAGGACAGAATTTGTGACCCCATGGACAGGAGTCAAtctggggcaggtttggggacagAATCTGTGACTCCCACAGCTTTGCTGGGCACCTGGAGGAGAAATCCAGGTTGGAATTCCCAAcgagggacagcctggggctgaCACAAATCTCTCTTGGGGATATCTGGCCCCATTGGGCAATTCCTGCCCTGAACCTGTTTTCTGCCCTAATCCACAGGGATTAGcagcaataatttttatttcacatggAGTTGGGGCACGTGGCACTCCTGATCCGTGTGACCCTGTGGAATTTTGGATTCCATCACCTCCTGTCCCTCATCCACGAGCAGATCCATGGGTGCTGGCGTCACTTCACGTGAAATTCCTTCCAATCTCCTTCATAGGGAGGTGAAGGAATTAATGAGCTATTAATAATTACAGCACTAAAAGAACAGAGCATCAAAGGGAGAACACGGGAAGCTGAACAGAAATGGGAGCTGTAATTAGGGGTGCCTCGTGCCCCAGATAACCCTGTGCAAAAGTATAAAAGGTTTTCCCACCCCAGCTTCCTTCACTCGCTGCTCATCTCCTAAAACAACTCCATCTCTACTGCTGGAAGGGTGAgtcccatttttctcttcccctgcGGTTTCTGTAGGAAAATTGATATTTTTCCATGAGTTTGGGTAGAATTGGGAAGTTCAATCCTCGCTCCACACCTCTGGATCGAGTTCTTGTTACACCCAGGagcaaattattaaaaataaattaaaattattaaaattaattacgACAAAGGCCTTGAGCAGAGATCAAACCAAAAtaacagaaagggaagaaaacacagacagaggattttggggagaaaacacagaggattttggggggaaaacagacagattttggggagaaaacaTAGACAgaaggttttgggggaaaaggaactgggaggTTTCCAAGCAGGAGGAACCAGAGCTGCTCTTGGGAAACGGAAGTTTggaaaattccagtttttctttggaaatcCCATCCATAAAAGGGTTTATGGGGGGTTGAAGCCTCTCCCAACAATGCTGACCCCACTTTGTCACCCCTGAAGAGCTggaaatcaggaagaaaatgggGAACCCCAGCACAAACATCCGTAATTCCCgctcctctcttccctgcagctccgCCAGAATTCCAAGATGTGCTCCCGCGGCTCCTGCCACGACTACGAGTCCTCCTGCCACGGCTCCCGCTCCTCCTGCCACGACTCGGGGTCCTCCTGCCACTACAGCATCCAGAGGCAGCCTGTGCAGAAGTTCAGCTACGTGACACCCTGTTGTGCCCCAGTGCAGCGTTACTGCCCCCCAATGCAGATTTATTGCCCCCCAGTGCAGCGTTATTGCCCCCCAGTTTGCCCCCAGGTCACCAAGAACATCTGCAAGCTGCCCACATACCCCAAATTCTGAGGGCAGGACCCGGCGCCGGATCCTCTCCATGCCCAAAGCTTGGATCGATGGCTCCTCTTTAGTCCTGGTTTTTAATTTGATCTTCGAGTTCCTCATCCCTGATTAAATTGGGTTCCTGGTTCCCTTAGTCCCAGTTTTTAATTAGGTTTGGGTTCCTGGTTCTTGGATTGATGGATCCTCTTTAATCCCAGTTTTTCCTTAGTccccattttaaattttatcctTTAATCCCTGATTAAATTGGTTTCCTGGTTCTTGGATCAATGGTTCCTTAGTCCTCACTTTAAATTTGATCCTCAAGTTCCTCATCCCTGATTAGATTTGGATTCCTGGTTCTTGGATTGATGGCTCCTCCTTAGTCCCAGTTTTTCCTTAGTCCCCGTTTCAAATCTAATCCTCAAATTCCTCATCCCTGACTGGATTTGGGTTCCTGGTTCTGCTCCTGTCTCCCTGAATTTGCTCAGCACGCCAGACCCAGCTCAGGTTGCTTTCTGTAAAGCTGGGAAtgattcctgctgcttttcactccctaaacaataaaatttgatttccaaaagcaaaagaggtttatgttttgtttattcttttttcttcagagtaATTGTTGCCTCTGACTTTTAGCCAGCACTTCTCACTCTTTTCTCCTCAAGCTGAGCACAAAATGTCcctgaaatttcaaaataacagAAGCCAGAGATTCCAGAGGCATTTCTGGAGCAGGAACCTGCACCTGTTTATTcacaaaatctgaatttacaCATTCATACCCAGAAGGAATTGCTCCCTCGAGGTGCTGAGGCTCAGGTGAGCCCGTGAAcacctggcagtgtcccagggtggcactggggacattggaggTCCCTCCCCATCCAACCCTGCCAGGATTTTactcagtgcagagctgagtcccctcctcagctcctcGCGCCTCTGATTCAGCCCCAAACGCCGTCGGGAGCCTCATAAATGCAAATAAGCACCTCGCGGGTTTTCCTAACCCTCCTTCTTTCACTCAGCCCCAAATTACTGTTTTCAGCGGCGCTTAAAATGAGTGTGGAGCCTCTCTGGGCATTTGACAAGCTCAGACTTTCCTTATCTCAGCCCAGCTGAGACGCCGGTTCCAGAACAGGCTCTGTGGCTGCATCAGCttccccaggagctcagcagccacGCTCAGCTCCAATTAACAGCCCTGAGAAATGAATGGGATCATCTTCAAtgtcccctccagcccaaaTCGTTCTGCAATCCCCTGCTTCCGTGAATTCCTCCTTCCTGATGAAGAATCGACCCAATGGTCGCCcctaaaaatgaattttttccacccagattaatattttttccaaccaaattaaatttttttccacccagattaattttttccacCCATTTCTACATCACaactcacagcagctcccacaaCACTTCAGATTTTCCTAAGCAAGGGTTGggtctaaaatattttcttaaaagattTCGggtttctgaaaataaaaaaataaaaacgtTCACAGCGTCATAAAaaagtttgggttgggagggaccctaaagatcatCCCTGACCCTGTGGGACTCACCTGTATAAAAGTGAGGAAAGGGACAATCATCCATTTTTCTGTCCTAAAACCTCAAGAGAAACTTGGAAGCAAAGAGCGAAATgcagaaatgaataaaaatcgccaaaaaattacaaaaaaaaaatttaaattaagtaaaattttaCCCAGAAATCTGGAGTTGAGGAGAGGTTGCCAAGAGGTGAAATCCTCACCCAAACCCTTCGTGCTGAGGATTTGGAACAGGAAAATATCGtgacacaaacaaaaattttaaaaagctgatgGTCGGCAAACGGAATGGAAAAAATCGGGGTTGGGGACGTCACCTCCAGAGCCACGGCGTTGGGAGCCAGGTAATCACCAGGACCTCCCTCTAATGAAGTCCCTGGGAGTTGTGGCTCTTAATTACAGCCCCTTAATTGTGTCCCTGTCCATCAAATTGTGACGGAGAACCAGGGGCAGCGGGGAAGGAGTCAACGCTCCCCTGTTGATGCAATCCCGGTTGCCCAACGCCAAATCACTTAATAactccagggacagctccatTTTTGCCACGGGAATATGCAACAGCCTCCAGAATTCCCTTCTAAGCAGATTGGGAAATTCCTTACTTATTAAAGTGCTGAGGGAAAAAAGTCAtcgttgggtttttttttttttattcctggctGCGTCAAGTCGGAAATGCTAAAAACGAGACACGGGATAAATATGAACGTGAGGTTTGTGTCAGCATTGCCAAGAGGTGCCTAATTCCCGGGACAGGCTTTTTGGGAGATATAAAAGTCCGGCATTCCCTGTCCACCCTTCACTCAGCACCAGTTCCCCGAGCTCCTCCTCTTGCTCCAGCCAAGGGTGAGTTGGGTtttgttgatttatttatttatttatttatttgtgttgatttatttatttgcgGATCTTGAGCAGCAGGAGTTCGCAGAATTCTGTGTTTAGACCTTAGAAATTCGTAGAAATTCTCAATTTTTGGTGTCTGTTTGGTGTTGGTTTGCTTGCGGGTGGAATGGCGGAAAAACGGGAGGAATTGAAGACTGGGAGTTTTTGGGAGTCAGCAGGGAATTCATTCAGGCAGGTGATGGAGGCAGAGAGAGCTCAGACAGaccagagcagaaggaaatttcTTTGGAAGGAAATTCCACCATAAAAAGCCAGCAGGACGATCCTGGGCAGGGGAAATTCCCGTCAGAGACACGACGCCATGGAGCGTCCTCCAGAAGGAAGGGTCACATcacaaaacagggaaaaattttgCATTCTAGTGCCCAAAACACAAAGGGAATGtagaaagggagagggagatcCCAACCTGAATCCTGTCAGACAAAGgggaatatatttatattattatataatatagaatatattatatatgtatttatatttattatatttatagtAATGTTTTTAGGTTTGGAAAGGATCCAAATGATAACCAATAGAAAGTTATACAAAAAccagcatccaatctaagtcaaagATCCAAAGGTAAATGACCCAATTACAAAAGCCAATTTCTAACCAATTAGCTTCCAAAGAGAGAGTCCGAATTCTTTAGTCATTCTAGGTAAACCAGGATACCTGTTCTATTCACAGCACATTCCAGGGGCCTGGTGTGGGTAGTTTAGGGGAGATTTGGATCATCCACACCTGAACTGGGAGGTTCCCAAGCAGGAGGAACCAgagctgctcttctctggaaatcccatcccatccataAAAGGGTTTAGTGAGGGGTTGAAGCCTCTCCCAACAACGCTGACCCCACTTTGTCGCCCCTGAAGAGCTggaaatcaggaagaaaatgggGAACCCCAGCACAAACATCCGTAATTCCCGCTCCTCTCTTCCCCGCAGCTCCGCCAGAACTCCAGGATGTGCTCCCGCGGCTCCTGCCACGACTACGAGTCCTCGTGCCACGGCTCCCGTTCCGCGTGCCACGGCTCCCGCTCATCCTGCCTGCGCTCCTGGTTCTCCTGCCACTCCTCCCGCTCCTCCTGCCACGAGCCGGAGCCTCCCTGCCGCGTCCCCCAGGCGCAGCCGGTGCAGAAATGCGCCTACACGAGGCCCTGCTGCCCCCCGGTGCAGCGCtactgtccccctgtcccctactgtgcccctgtcccctgctgcccCCCCGTGCAGCGTTATTGTccccctgcctgtccccctgtcccctgctgtccccctgtgcAACGTTATTGTCCCCCagtctgtccccctgtcccctgctgcccccagtACACCAAGAACATCTGGAACCTTCCACCGGCATGCCAGAAGTTCTGAACCAGATCCAGCCCCGGCTCCGACCTCGGCTCGTCTCGCCCGCGCTGAAATCTCTGCCatgggggctcctggggggatGAAATGTTCCCCTAATTAATGTTCATGGTGTTGGTCTTGCTAATTATTTGGGGAATGTCTTTTCTGATTGCTCAGGGTGTAATTGCTTTGTTGGGAATCTTCTTCTGtcttgcatttctgtttcagacTCATGTGGGTGTGGGAAACAATAAATCTGATTCATGAGACCCTTGTTGCCTTTGAATtcctttattctcttttttcccttgtgttttttgggtggttttttttgtttgtttgtttttggggggtttttgtgggttgcttttgtggagttttttgggatttcttttgtttgttggtttggggttttgggggtttttgtggtttttgtttgggttttttgggtttggttgttttttggatggttggttggttttttgggggttttttgggttttttgtacttttttcaggggtttttcAATTCAGATTTCTTTGTGTTTCCAAAGCACACCAACATTTGGTGGTAGACAATACCCACGTTCATTTGGGGATGAATGGAAGACGCGTCAGGAATGGAAAGGGGGGGATGGTCAAAaattggactcgatgatctaGGAGAGCTTTTCCCACCTCAGTGACCCCAGAAATTAAATGGAAGAGGAATAAAATTCCCACAGATCTGAAAACAGAAGGCCCAAATTCCCCTGAAAGAATGAACAATGATGGGAACTCTCTTGAGATCCCAATTTCCTGAGCAGGCCCCGAGTTTGAAAGATCCAGAgatggtttggggggtttttggaaGGCTCCTGAGGAAGTAGAAGGATTTTTGGAGAGCATCAATGTGGTGCAAAAGGAGAATTGTCACACCAGCTCCCATTTTGTCACCACTGAGGGAGCACAAACATCCCTGTCATCCTCCCTGGCCCCACAAAACTCCCCACGAGGAACTGACTGGGAACACCTGTAGAACCCCCCAGTTTGGGAGATTTTCCCTTCCCAGGCAATGAATTGCTCGAATTTGCCACATTTTCCCAGTTGATATTTTAATCCCAGTTTACAtcttcttacatttttttccagttccacTTTCTTACATTTAAAACTCTGAGTAAAACAGAGTTTTAGCTGCAGTTTTAGTGCCCAAACTTCCACCAGCAGTGACAAAACCCAAACTCCAGCTCCTCTGAATCCTCTGGTGTGAGGTCAGCCGAAAAAAACGTGAGAAGGACAGAGGAACCAAGGAAGGGGAAAATTCAACATCCTCAAACCTCGTGCAGAGCTCAGGGTCAGATGTTTTTTCTCGGATCCTATGCGTTAATCATCCATGGAAAAACCTGATGGGATCATCCCAGTTGAGGGACACGTGAAGACTCAGgaacatttttcctccttggaggAGATCTCACTGGATTTTCCAGAGTTGTGCCATCCCCAGGAATTGCAGTTCGGTGATCCCATTTCCTCTTGGCACCGGGCAGGGGAATTAAAACCCTGAGCTGTCACCAAACCCTGAGCTGTCACCTGCGCCCAACGGGAGCGGGAGTCAGCGCTTCCGAGACCTTTCCTGATGCAATCCCAGCTCGTCCTCATCCCTAATTAACACATCAGTGTCATTCTGCAGGAAATGGGAGAGCCTTCCAAAAATCCCTGAGTTAGGAATCCCAGCGGGGCCCAGTGCGTCACGGAGGGAACACCTCGGACCGGGGGAAGCGCAAACATCGGCGGGATTAATTAAATCTCGGGGTTAATTAAAGTGTCACGGAGAGGAGGAGCGCAAAGAATCTCAGCAGGGTATAAAAGGTCCCTCAGCCTCGTCCTCCACAACCGCTCTCTGTCGCTTCCAGAAACTTCTcgctgcagctgcagagggtAAGAGAGattgagaaattatttcattatttctgttcttgctGGTGGAGAGGAAAACTCCACCGCGGGGTTTTTatggagctgggatttttagggaagaGCTGAGGGGTGGGGAATGGCAGGTGGAGGGATTCCCAACAAGGATTCCCAACAAGGATTCCCAAAAAGGATTCCCTAAAAGGATTCCCtccaagaattcccaaaaataatTCTCCCTAAGGATTCCCAAAAAGGATTCCCtccaagaattcccaaaaataatTCTCCCCAAGGATTCCCAACAAGGATGATCAAAAAGGATTCCCCCCAAGGATTTCCCCCAAGGATTCCCCGCAAGGATTCTCCCCAAGGATTCTCCTCAATGACTCCCTCCAAGAATTCCCAACAAGGATTCCTACAAAGGGTTCCCAAAAACGATTCTCCCCAAGGATTCCAAACAAGGATTGTCCCCAAGAATTCCCAACAAGGATTGTCCCCAAGAATTCCCAACAGGAATTCCCCCCAAGGATTCCCAACAAGGATTGTCCCCAAGAATTCCCAACAAGAATTCCCAACAGGAATTCCCTTCAAGAATTCCCCCCAAGGATTCCAGGGGAAGGTGCAGCCCCTGGAGGGATCCTGGGGTGACACAAACTCTGCTGGAATTGGGGTTGGGTTCCATTTGGCTCACGGGAGCTGATTTCACACCCCCAAttcccagagcctgcccagcagATCCAGGCGggatccagcagctgctgggtctGGATTAAaggtgaaaaaaggagaaacaggtGAAAAAAGGGGAGAATCAGCTCAGGGGAGATCTCAGGAAAAATGTActaaatagaaatatattaaatacaCTACAAAGAAAATGCTGGGGATGTAAGAAATTAATCAGAGCCTGCTCTCACATTGATCCCTCACTCCAAACAGCTCCGCCAGAACTCCAGGATGTGCTCCCGTGGATCCTGCCATGACTATGAGTCCTCCTGCCACGGCTCCCGCTCCTCCTGCCACGACTCGGGGTCCTCGTGCCACTACAGCATCCAGAGGCAGCCTGTGCAGAAGTTCAGCTACGTGACACCCTGTTGCCCCCCAGTGCAGCGTTACTGCCCTCCAGTGCAGCGTTACTGCCCCCCAGTGCAGCGTTACTGCCCCCCAATGCAGGTTTATTGCCCCCCAGTCTGCCCCCAGGTCACCAAGAACATCTGCAAACTGCCCACGTACCCCAAATTCTGAGGGCACGACCCAGGACCGGATCGGCACCTCTGGTTCATCCCAGCTCTTGCTTTGTCCCTTCTGTCCAAGCCAAGCCTTGCAAAACCAGAGGTGATGCAGTTTTAGGATGAAATCTCTGGGTTtaaggagctctgtgctgttttgtctctcctctgccagtgctgggaatgATTCGCTTCTTGCTCTGCTGCTTCGTCCTCCAGCAAGACAATAAAAATGGTGTTTCAGGTTGACCTAAGAGTGCTGGATGTTCTCATTAAATCGACTGGATCGATGGGtgagggggacactgaggggctggggggtggccagggaaggggatggagaaatCCAGAGGGAGATGGGAGCACTCAGCCCAgacaaaaggaggctcaggttggaatcaggaggaatttccaCCTGGAAAGGGGGGTCAGGGCTTGGCAGGGGCTGTCCAGGGAGGgttggaggtgtccaaggaattcctggatcaggcacagcttggaTTTTAGACCTCTTTTCTC includes these proteins:
- the LOC117008688 gene encoding putative small proline-rich protein 5, with protein sequence MCSRGSCHDYESSCHGSRSSCHDSGSSCHYSIQRQPVQKFSYVTPCCAPVQRYCPPMQIYCPPVQRYCPPVCPQVTKNICKLPTYPKF
- the LOC117008687 gene encoding putative small proline-rich protein 5, coding for MCSRGSCHDYESSCHGSRSACHGSRSSCLRSWFSCHSSRSSCHEPEPPCRVPQAQPVQKCAYTRPCCPPVQRYCPPVPYCAPVPCCPPVQRYCPPACPPVPCCPPVQRYCPPVCPPVPCCPQYTKNIWNLPPACQKF